In the Gemmatimonadaceae bacterium genome, CTTCGTGCGCTCGCTCCCTGGAGTGACCACTGCTCTCGTCGGAACGAGGAGCCTTCAACACCTCGCGGAAAATCTCGAGAGCGCGGATCGCGTGCATGCTGCCTCGTCATGATGAGTATTCTCTGACGTGACGGCAGCGCACCACACGGCGCGAGGATATCGGAATCCGTGGCCAGACTCCGAGCCGCGCGGTCTGCGGGATGTGCTGCGCTGGTACTGGCAGCGACGCCGGCGAACGCTTGCACCCGATCCGGCACCGAAGAGCATCCCGCTCGCTCAACCGCTGTTTCCTCAGCGTGGCATGAGCGGAGAGTTGCACGCGACCTGGGTTGGACATGCGACGGTGCTGCTACAGCTGGGAGGCACAAACGTTCTCGTCGATCCGATGTGGAGCGACCGGGCGTCGCCGCTCTCCTTTGCCGGCCCGCGCCGGTTCGTCGCTCCAGGAATCGCCTTCGACGCGCTTCCGCCAATCGATGTCGTTTTCGTCTCGCACAACCATTACGACCACCTGGATCGCCCCACCGTGCATGCTCTCACGCGCCGGATGCCTGGCATCGAATGGGTGGCGCCGTTAGGTCTTGCCGGGAAGCTGCGACAGTGGGGAGCGGCGAAAACGCGCGAGCTGGATTGGTGGCAGGAGTCGACAATCCAAACCTCGACCGGCCCGCTCAGGGCGGTGTGCGTACCAGCGCAGCATTTCAGCGCGCGCGGCTTCGGAGATCGCGGGCGCTCGCTCTGGTGCTCATGGGTGATCGCGAGTGGCGACCTGCGTGTCTTCTTCGGCGGAGACACGGCGTATCATCCCGAGTTCGTGCAGATCGGCGATCGGTACGGTCCGTTCGATGTGCTGATGTTACCGATCGGCGCGTACGAGCCGCGTTGGTTCATGCGCACGGTGCACATGAATCCACCCGAAGCGATGCGTGCCTACGCGGAGTTGGCAGGTGAGCGAGGTTACGCGCCGATCATGCTGCCGATTCACTGGGGTACCTTCCGACTCACCGACGAATCGATGCAAGAGCCGCCCGAGTGGACGAGAAGATTGTGGCGGGAGGCCGGCTACGATCCAGCGAAGCTGTGGCTGCTGCGGCATGGAGAAACGCGGACCATCAGACGCTCGGACTGAGCTCTCGCCTAACGCGTCTCACGGCTGCCAGTCGGCGATATAAAGGTTCAATTCGTCGATCGCTGCTCCGCTTCGGTTCGCGGCCCACACCAGCTTCGTGCCGTCGGGACTGAACATCGGGAATCCGTCGAACTCGGGATGATTCGTCACCTGCTCTAGCGCCGTGCCGTCCACGTTGATCAGATAGAGATCGAAGTTGCGGCTGTGGGGGTTCTTGTAGTTCGACGAGAAGATGATCCGCTTGCCATCCGGAGTGTAATACGGCGCGAAATTGGCGCCGCCCAGGTTGGTGATCTGGTGCTGATGCGAGCCGTCGGCGCTCATGATCCAGATCTCCATGCGATTCGGACGGACGAGTCGCTGGGCGAGAAGCTCCCGGTAGTTCGTGAGCGCGGTGTCGGTCGGGTGCCACGCTCGATAGACGATGTGCTTGCCGTCGGGCG is a window encoding:
- a CDS encoding MBL fold metallo-hydrolase; its protein translation is MTAAHHTARGYRNPWPDSEPRGLRDVLRWYWQRRRRTLAPDPAPKSIPLAQPLFPQRGMSGELHATWVGHATVLLQLGGTNVLVDPMWSDRASPLSFAGPRRFVAPGIAFDALPPIDVVFVSHNHYDHLDRPTVHALTRRMPGIEWVAPLGLAGKLRQWGAAKTRELDWWQESTIQTSTGPLRAVCVPAQHFSARGFGDRGRSLWCSWVIASGDLRVFFGGDTAYHPEFVQIGDRYGPFDVLMLPIGAYEPRWFMRTVHMNPPEAMRAYAELAGERGYAPIMLPIHWGTFRLTDESMQEPPEWTRRLWREAGYDPAKLWLLRHGETRTIRRSD